From the genome of Oceanococcus atlanticus:
TCCTTCCCATCTGGAAAAGTGACATACCATCAACACGCCATGCACGCCCCTCAGGCGTTCAACCAATCTGGATGTTGCATCTATTGGTGACATACCCTGAATCTGCACACCCACATGACGCATGATCTAACCGCTGCAGGTATGCAGACCGTGCAGATAGCTCAAATGGCCAACCCCCGCTGAATCTTGAATCGCAGTAAATGCGATCAACTCTCGCTCGGCCATCGGCAGCAAACCCCAGGTATTCTGGTAAATTCTATGCGGACCTTTTGCTGGCGAGCGGTGGCAACATGCCTTACGAGGCAGTCACTGAAACCCGCCTATGCTTGGACCGGTCTAAAGTCACCGTTTCCCACCGTCGCGCAGAGCCCGCATCTGAGCGAACCGATCACTTAATTGATTGAGCGCCTGCATCTCCTCCAGCCTTTCTCTTACGCTCAACTTCAGATTTCGCTTAATCATGAAATCGCGTGCGCCCTCGTGCGTGCCATAGCGCCAGCGCCAGGCCTGATCATCTGCGCTGAGACCTTCGTCGGGTTTGTCGTCCACGCGTTGACTCTATTCCTGTCGGCTGTTCGACCAAACGGACGCAGCACTTGCCGCCTGCGCTCTCACTACGGGAACAACCACCTTTGTACCGTTAACGAAAAAATCCGCAACGAAATCGGACGCACAGCGGGATCTTCACGCGTGGCACCACACCATAGTGCAGATTGGTGACGCGTGATGGTCAATTGCTTGCTGCACTTACAGATTAGCTCGTGACTCGCTCGCCGCTCCACGTCGAGGCTTATTTTTGCTCTGGAGGGGCTAGCTTCCCGGAAAATTCCTGACGGGCACTGGACCCGAGAAAATCGTAGCTGAACGCAATAAAAAATGCGTGATCATTTCGCGTGTCCAGCGTGTCGATCGCGTTAGCGGCCGGCAGCTCATCCCCCACTTGATAGCCATTAGGCAGAGTAGTGACTTTGCCGAACATTTCACCCAACGTAATTTTGAATTCCCCAAAGCCGAGAGACACGCCGGCCATACGTGTTGTTTCCTCGCCCTGACCTACGCCGATTCCAAAAGTCAAAGCAAAATCCATGTCCAGGGCATCAAAACGAAACTGCGGGTGACTCACGTGGGCGAAAAATCCGGCCCCTGGGCTGATGGCGTCTTCTGCGTTTCCGTTGCGCTGTACCGTGAATACCTGCATGTCCTCCTGGCCTTCGACAGACATCGTCGTTGTGTTGACCGAATACTTCCTGTTGATGAGCTCAGATATGGTGAAGCCGCCAGAAAAGCTCAGCCCCCAACCAACATTCGCAGGTACGCGTAAGATGTACGTCCGATCTTCCAGGGGCGTTGCCTTCCCACCCGCTTGAATGACCTGCAACGCTTTGGTCGAATCTTTACGGGTGACATTCACTACATAGCCTGCATTTTTAGCGGCGTGAATCCATTTCGCCGTAATCTGTTCGCCGGTGCAGGGCGGCGCTGCCAGAGCGCCTTGATCTTTCTGCTGCCCGGCGCCTGGCGGCGGTGTGTATCCCAGGTACTTGATGTAGACGTCGTTTTTGCAAGTATCGATGATTGTCAGCTCGATCTCATCGCCTGGCTTGACGTCGATCTCATATTCGGTGCCGTTGGCATTGGAAATCTGCGATAAGGTCAGCTTGCCGCCGGACAACTCAACAGGTGAGCCACTCCCCCCCCACGCCGACGACCAACCGAATGACAACGCGATAGCTATAGCTATGATTCTCATTGACTCACTCCCCCATGAGCTCACGTTCAATATAGCTACAAACTAAAAGCCAGGTCCAGCACGTCAAGCCCCAGAAATCATCAAATACGAGGTGCAACGCTAGTCGCTCGATACAAGTGGAACTTGTAACAGTGTTGGAATGGTATCTGTGCTCTGGCAATAAGTGAAAACTACGAGTAGGTTGATACTCCGCCTATCTCACGCAGCCCGCTATGACTGTCAACGGGAAGCATTCAGGAGGTTGAGATGACACCGGTTCCAAACAAGCAGTTGTTAGCCCAAGCGGTGGAGCATTTTCAGTTAGAAAAGCCTTGTTTCTATCGAGTGGTGCGAAATTGGCTACTGTTTGCGATACCCATGAAAGCACTGAATAACGAATGGTCCTTCCATATTGCAGGAGATGAGCCGGACGGAAGATACTACGGTGTTGTAAGCAGTCCTGTGCTTGCAGCAAATGCTTTAGGCCATGCCCGCACGCGCTCTCGATGGTATGTGCCTGAAGGCAAACCGGCTCGACTTGTAACTGAGCTCAGCGAAGAGGCCAGGTTTTATCTCGATGGCTACATCACCAAGGAGCAAGCCACAATTGAGCAGGTCTTTGTGATCGCAAATCCGGTTCAGTTCCTCCAAGCACATTGGCCCCTCATTGAAGGTCCACAGCCATCAGGGGCAGGTTCAAGCTTTTCGAACGATGATGTCGTCGCTAGCGTTTTGCCTATGGATTTGCTCGCAGCCCATATGAAGTCGATCGATGATTCCCAGGAAGAATAGGGCGCCGGCGAGCGTCCACCGCAACTCGACCTTGAGGTGCAAGACTCCGCGCTCAGTGTTGCCCAGCTTTTCAGCAGTAGGTTTCGACTACATCGAGCGCTTCCACAATCCCAGGATGCGGCGTGGAGTGAGTGCGGTCGACCAGACGTTTGCAACTCTTATCAAACCGTCGCCGAACCCAAGACACGGGGGCTAATACAATCTACCTCGCGCTCTGTAGATCTCGGTATGTCCTATCGTGTCGCGCTGGAGAACTAAACGTTCTCTTGGTTCTGCAGAGTTCCGCCTCTGATAGGCTCGCCTTTCTGGACCAGGCACCAGATTGATGAACTTCCTTGCAATATCGTCCGAACCTGGGCGCCCTAGGAATTCCTCTAAGAGCAAACTGTTCCCTATCGCCTCACGCAGTAAGTCTGCGATGAATTCACTTCCAGCCTGATAGATCTGCCAAATTATCGGTAACAGTCGAATCCGCTCCACAACTGGCTGAAACACGATTGGGGCACTCAGCACTGGCGGCACCCACGCTGAATACCCTCGCGACTGAATCGCAGAAGCGAATCGATCTGCGTGGCTTGAACGAGCTGACAAGCACCAAAAAAGATGGGCGAACCCACCCCATTCTTGATCATATGAGGCGCGGAACTCCGATTCAGCCTGCGCACGTTGGTACTTCTGGGACCTCGCATCAAGGGAATAACTCGGCGCGTCGAGTAGGCACGCCTCACATTTCGAACACTGTGTAATACGGCAACCTTCAACACGATGTGAAGCAAGCGGAGCGTCGCAACCGTGACACGAGTCCAAAAGCGCGACACTATGGGCAGGGCATGCGACGTTAAGCGCATTTCGCCATGCTCGCCGAAAGTACGGTTCTCGCCCCTCCCTCAGGCAAGCCGGGCAATATTGGAGTGCGTGTCGTGTGCGGTCTCGGTGATTCAATCCTACGACCAACATGACTCTGGTTCGTTGAATCTCATCCGAAGGCAACGACCCGCATCGAAGCAGTTGCAGGATGTAGTCGCCAACATCAACGTCGAGTCTGCGTGCGACCTGAAGTACCTCCTCAGGCCCAAAGCACCGATCGATATCGACGTTCCATATTTCTCGAGCACCAAAATATTGCAAACGAAACTCGTGTGGTGTTAGACCAGCTCGCTTACAAAGCCTTAGGAACCAGGACGAGATCAGCTCATCACCGAACGGAGTCGCGCGGAGGTGCTTTGAGACTAT
Proteins encoded in this window:
- a CDS encoding TniQ family protein — encoded protein: MDELEGSIVSKHLRATPFGDELISSWFLRLCKRAGLTPHEFRLQYFGAREIWNVDIDRCFGPEEVLQVARRLDVDVGDYILQLLRCGSLPSDEIQRTRVMLVVGLNHRDRTRHALQYCPACLREGREPYFRRAWRNALNVACPAHSVALLDSCHGCDAPLASHRVEGCRITQCSKCEACLLDAPSYSLDARSQKYQRAQAESEFRASYDQEWGGFAHLFWCLSARSSHADRFASAIQSRGYSAWVPPVLSAPIVFQPVVERIRLLPIIWQIYQAGSEFIADLLREAIGNSLLLEEFLGRPGSDDIARKFINLVPGPERRAYQRRNSAEPRERLVLQRDTIGHTEIYRARGRLY